Proteins co-encoded in one Kocuria flava genomic window:
- a CDS encoding uridine kinase family protein: MIDVDLHLDPATAAANPSGTSLARLLPLPVHRPFLVGIDGRSGAGKTTLAEQLCTVLRPVRDVTVFHLEDLYPGWDGLAAGIEEYVADVLVPLREGRDAHWTAWDWVTGAPGTPRLTRVAEVVVLEGVGACSSAARELLDVSVWVELPTALRLDRAIARDGEAYARHWDRWAAQEDAYLEADPVWDRVDILHPGPVC; the protein is encoded by the coding sequence GTGATCGACGTCGACCTCCACCTGGACCCCGCGACCGCGGCGGCCAACCCCTCCGGCACGAGCCTCGCCCGGCTGCTCCCCCTGCCCGTCCACCGCCCCTTCCTGGTCGGCATCGACGGCCGTTCGGGCGCCGGCAAGACCACGCTCGCCGAGCAGCTGTGCACCGTGCTGCGCCCCGTGCGGGACGTGACCGTGTTCCACCTCGAGGACCTCTACCCGGGCTGGGACGGCCTCGCGGCGGGGATCGAGGAGTACGTGGCGGACGTGCTCGTGCCGCTGCGCGAGGGCCGGGACGCCCACTGGACCGCCTGGGACTGGGTCACCGGCGCCCCCGGCACCCCACGGCTGACCCGCGTCGCCGAGGTCGTGGTGCTCGAGGGCGTCGGGGCCTGCAGCTCCGCCGCGCGCGAGCTGCTCGACGTCTCGGTGTGGGTCGAGCTGCCCACCGCCCTCCGCCTCGACCGCGCGATCGCCCGCGACGGCGAGGCCTACGCCCGCCACTGGGACCGGTGGGCCGCCCAGGAGGACGCCTATCTGGAGGCCGACCCCGTCTGGGACCGGGTCGACATCCTGCACCCCGGTCCCGTCTGCTGA
- a CDS encoding aminodeoxychorismate lyase, translated as MTSTVVVLDAERPEGALVDPAVPLVHIDDQGLTRGDGVFETLRAVDGQVRKFPAHHRRLTSSARLAQLPVPDAERCLRAVELALAHAGPGGRGELGAEHSVRITISRGTPEGGPWSWVTVNPVPESTFRQRREGVDVVLLPRGHDPALDAGYPWLLPGAKTLSYAVNMAAQRHARTLGADDAVFTAEDRRVLEGATSSVVCARVRGDRRELVTPEPSRGVLPGTTQAAIFTAARADGWELGYGPLYPADLLAADGVWLVSSVRLAVPVRRLDAQPLPVNPQLTRLVTGWVAGA; from the coding sequence GTGACCAGCACCGTCGTCGTCCTCGACGCCGAGCGTCCCGAGGGCGCGCTCGTCGACCCCGCCGTCCCGCTCGTGCACATCGACGACCAGGGCCTGACCCGCGGCGACGGGGTGTTCGAGACCCTGCGCGCCGTCGACGGGCAGGTGCGGAAGTTCCCCGCCCACCACCGCCGGCTCACCTCCTCCGCCCGCCTGGCCCAGCTGCCCGTCCCGGACGCGGAGCGGTGCCTGCGCGCCGTCGAGCTCGCCCTCGCCCACGCGGGACCGGGCGGGCGGGGCGAGCTGGGGGCCGAGCACAGCGTGCGGATCACGATCAGCCGCGGCACCCCCGAGGGCGGGCCCTGGTCGTGGGTCACCGTGAACCCCGTCCCGGAGTCCACGTTCCGCCAGCGCCGCGAGGGCGTCGACGTCGTGCTCCTGCCGCGCGGGCACGACCCCGCCCTGGACGCGGGCTACCCGTGGCTGCTGCCGGGGGCCAAGACGCTGTCCTACGCCGTGAACATGGCCGCCCAGCGCCACGCCCGGACCCTCGGCGCCGACGACGCCGTGTTCACCGCCGAGGACCGCCGCGTGCTCGAGGGCGCGACCTCCTCCGTGGTCTGCGCCCGGGTCCGCGGGGACCGGCGCGAGCTGGTGACCCCCGAGCCCTCCCGCGGGGTCCTGCCGGGCACCACCCAGGCGGCGATCTTCACCGCCGCCCGCGCGGACGGCTGGGAGCTGGGCTACGGCCCCCTCTACCCGGCCGACCTGCTCGCCGCCGACGGCGTCTGGCTGGTCTCCAGCGTGCGGCTGGCCGTCCCGGTGCGGCGGCTCGACGCCCAGCCGCTGCCGGTCAACCCGCAGCTCACGCGCCTCGTCACCGGCTGGGTCGCCGGCGCCTGA
- a CDS encoding energy-coupling factor transporter transmembrane component T family protein, whose protein sequence is MNALALAPAARRSLLGRTDALVKLAGALLLTAVLVVSADPVTSGVVLAGELVLLGLAGQRPLALLVRAWPLVLAALVSGWGTALLAEDSGPVLLDLGLTQLSAGAVAAGAAIALRGLALALPGLLVLLTTDPADLADGLAQTLRLPARFVLASLAALRLVGVLAAEWDTLATARRARGAGGGRGPLAALREFGGQVFTLLVQSLRRATRLAVTMEARGFGAGPRTWARVPRRSWRDAAVLAACAALAAAGPVVAVLAGQHRFIWS, encoded by the coding sequence GTGAACGCCCTCGCCCTCGCCCCCGCGGCCCGGCGCTCCCTGCTGGGCCGCACGGACGCGCTCGTGAAGCTGGCCGGGGCCCTGCTGCTGACGGCGGTGCTCGTGGTCAGCGCCGACCCCGTGACCTCCGGCGTCGTCCTGGCGGGGGAGCTCGTGCTCCTGGGACTGGCGGGCCAGCGGCCGCTGGCCCTGCTGGTGCGCGCCTGGCCCCTGGTGCTCGCCGCGCTGGTCAGCGGCTGGGGCACCGCGCTGCTCGCGGAGGACTCCGGACCGGTGCTGCTGGACCTGGGCCTCACGCAGCTGTCCGCCGGGGCCGTGGCCGCCGGTGCCGCGATCGCCCTGCGCGGGCTGGCCCTGGCCCTGCCGGGGCTGTTGGTGCTGCTCACCACGGACCCCGCGGACCTCGCCGACGGCCTCGCCCAGACCCTGCGCCTGCCGGCCCGCTTCGTGCTCGCCTCGCTCGCGGCGCTGCGGCTCGTGGGCGTGCTGGCCGCGGAGTGGGACACGCTCGCGACGGCCCGGCGGGCCCGCGGCGCCGGCGGCGGCCGCGGCCCGCTCGCGGCGCTGCGCGAGTTCGGCGGTCAGGTCTTCACGCTGCTCGTGCAGTCGCTGCGCCGGGCCACCCGGCTGGCCGTGACCATGGAGGCCCGCGGCTTCGGGGCCGGACCGCGCACGTGGGCCCGGGTGCCCCGGCGGTCCTGGCGGGACGCGGCCGTGCTCGCCGCGTGCGCCGCGCTCGCGGCGGCGGGGCCGGTCGTGGCGGTGCTGGCGGGCCAGCACCGGTTCATCTGGTCCTGA
- a CDS encoding BCCT family transporter, producing the protein MSTTPTPSSPPGQGERGATAQRQHRRRSGYPGGVHPALVPGVAVEDRNLRYGTDRVVLVVTGALIAGFVAWGLLSTESLTAVSSTALTWVTTNTGWFFTLLSTAAVIFMLVVGFGRTGRIPLGLDDEQPEFAFFSWLAMLFAAGMGIGLMFYGASEPLSHFGAGVPGFAAEAGTEEMTVRALVQTAFHWGLNPWAMYAVVGAAIAYGTFRRGRAPLISRIFVPLLGRKRAEGGLGRLIDVFAIFATLFGTAASLGIGALQISRGLEIVTGWSATGNAALVGIIAVLTAAFVVSAVSGVARGIRYLSNTNLVLALVLALFVFVAGPTVLILDLVPAVFGTYLQDYLRMTGHTGAWGAATADFTGAWTVFYWAWWLSWSPFVGMFIAKISRGRTLRQFVTVVLVVPSSMCVLWFVVMGGTALHVQRTGTDLLGAGGQEAALFGMLDALPWGALTSVLAMVIIGIFFVTSADSASIVMGTLSQRGNPEPHRGVVTFWGLCLGAIAVVMMLAGGDDALAGMQNLVTVSALPFAIVVSFLMVAFYRDLLNDPALIRDRFARSAVRKAVIHGIHQHGDDFALRVEHAPGNRAAGDEFDSHAPAITEWYRGTEGIESLGGQRPDGTHRRDGAGSVHPADDDATASGAGSGDAEGQQRPGGGAPRG; encoded by the coding sequence GTGAGCACGACCCCCACCCCCTCCAGTCCGCCCGGACAGGGCGAGCGCGGCGCGACCGCGCAGCGCCAGCACCGCCGCCGCTCCGGCTACCCGGGTGGCGTCCACCCGGCACTGGTGCCCGGGGTCGCCGTCGAGGACCGCAACCTGCGCTACGGCACCGACCGCGTCGTGCTGGTCGTCACCGGTGCCCTCATCGCCGGTTTCGTGGCGTGGGGCCTGCTCTCCACCGAGTCCCTCACCGCGGTCTCCTCCACCGCCCTGACCTGGGTCACGACCAACACCGGCTGGTTCTTCACGCTCCTGTCGACCGCCGCCGTGATCTTCATGCTGGTCGTCGGCTTCGGCCGCACCGGCCGGATCCCGCTCGGGCTCGACGACGAGCAGCCCGAGTTCGCCTTCTTCTCCTGGCTGGCGATGCTCTTCGCCGCGGGCATGGGCATCGGCCTGATGTTCTACGGCGCCTCCGAGCCGCTGAGCCACTTCGGCGCCGGCGTCCCCGGCTTCGCCGCCGAGGCCGGCACCGAGGAGATGACCGTGCGCGCCCTCGTGCAGACGGCCTTCCACTGGGGCCTGAACCCCTGGGCCATGTACGCCGTGGTGGGCGCCGCCATCGCCTACGGCACCTTCCGCCGCGGCCGCGCCCCGCTGATCAGCCGCATCTTCGTCCCCCTGCTCGGCCGCAAGCGCGCCGAGGGCGGGCTCGGCCGGCTCATCGACGTCTTCGCGATCTTCGCGACCCTCTTCGGCACCGCCGCCTCGCTCGGCATCGGGGCGCTGCAGATCTCCCGCGGCCTCGAGATCGTCACCGGGTGGAGCGCGACCGGCAACGCCGCGCTCGTGGGCATCATCGCCGTCCTCACCGCCGCCTTCGTGGTCTCGGCGGTCTCCGGCGTGGCCCGGGGCATCCGCTACCTGTCCAACACCAACCTCGTGCTCGCCCTCGTGCTGGCGCTGTTCGTCTTCGTGGCCGGCCCGACCGTGCTGATCCTCGACCTCGTCCCCGCCGTGTTCGGCACCTACCTGCAGGACTACCTGCGGATGACCGGGCACACGGGCGCCTGGGGCGCGGCGACCGCCGACTTCACCGGCGCGTGGACGGTCTTCTACTGGGCCTGGTGGCTGTCCTGGTCGCCGTTCGTGGGCATGTTCATCGCGAAGATCTCCCGCGGGCGCACCCTGCGCCAGTTCGTGACCGTCGTGCTCGTGGTCCCCTCCTCGATGTGCGTGCTGTGGTTCGTGGTCATGGGCGGCACCGCCCTGCACGTCCAGCGCACCGGCACCGACCTCCTCGGCGCGGGCGGGCAGGAGGCGGCCCTGTTCGGCATGCTCGACGCCCTCCCCTGGGGGGCCCTCACCTCCGTGCTGGCCATGGTGATCATCGGCATCTTCTTCGTCACCAGCGCCGACTCGGCCTCGATCGTCATGGGCACCCTCTCCCAGCGGGGGAACCCGGAGCCGCACCGCGGCGTCGTCACCTTCTGGGGCCTGTGCCTCGGCGCGATCGCCGTGGTCATGATGCTCGCGGGCGGGGACGACGCCCTGGCCGGCATGCAGAACCTCGTGACCGTCTCGGCCCTGCCCTTCGCGATCGTGGTGTCCTTCCTCATGGTCGCGTTCTACCGCGACCTGCTCAACGACCCGGCCCTGATCCGCGACCGGTTCGCCCGCTCGGCCGTGCGCAAGGCCGTCATCCACGGCATCCACCAGCACGGGGACGACTTCGCCCTGCGCGTCGAGCACGCCCCCGGCAACCGCGCCGCCGGCGACGAGTTCGACTCCCACGCCCCGGCCATCACCGAGTGGTACCGCGGCACCGAGGGGATCGAGTCCCTCGGCGGCCAGCGCCCGGACGGCACCCACCGCCGTGACGGGGCCGGGTCCGTCCACCCCGCCGACGACGACGCCACCGCCTCCGGAGCCGGCTCCGGTGACGCCGAGGGGCAGCAGCGGCCGGGCGGCGGCGCTCCCCGCGGCTGA
- a CDS encoding ABC transporter ATP-binding protein: protein MTATAAASARARPAARGARVEARGFGWHHPGRAEPSLHGIDLVLEPGERVLLLGPSGAGKSTLLHALAGVLHDDDGQTRLGELLVDGTDPEHARGRAGLVQQDPESGVVLSRVGDDTAFGLENLAVPREQIWPRVREALDRVGLDLPLDHPTAALSGGQKQRLALAGAVATDPGLLLLDEPTANLDPDGVRQVREAVLACLERSGATLVVVEHRTAVWADAVDRVVVLGRDGGISHDGPPAEVFGAAGDELRAAGVWVPGWVPPTRPAPRPAPGAPEPEPLLTGEDLAVSRTRPTRRQLRARRRAARTGRPVDDAAAGRDLPTAAAGVDAVLRRGRVLALTGPNGAGKSTTALTLAGLLPPVRGRVEAAPGLARGAGPDPFAWRGRELVARIGTVFQEPEHQFLRPTVREELEHGPRLAGADPQERRRLADGLLARLRLAHVAEANPFTLSGGEQRRLSVATVLATAPDVLVLDEPTFGQDALTWAELVELLLELVEAGTSVLAVTHDAEFVRAIGAEALDLARPAAGARR from the coding sequence GTGACGGCCACCGCGGCCGCGTCCGCCCGCGCCCGGCCCGCCGCCCGCGGCGCCCGGGTCGAGGCCCGGGGCTTCGGCTGGCACCACCCCGGGCGGGCGGAGCCCTCCCTGCACGGGATCGACCTCGTCCTGGAACCGGGGGAGCGGGTCCTGCTCCTCGGGCCCTCGGGCGCGGGCAAGTCCACCCTCCTGCACGCCCTCGCGGGCGTGCTCCACGACGACGACGGGCAGACCCGCCTCGGCGAGCTGCTCGTGGACGGCACGGACCCCGAGCACGCCCGGGGCCGGGCCGGGCTCGTGCAGCAGGACCCCGAGTCGGGGGTCGTGCTCTCGCGCGTGGGCGACGACACCGCGTTCGGCCTCGAGAACCTCGCCGTGCCCCGGGAGCAGATCTGGCCCCGGGTGCGGGAGGCCCTCGACCGGGTGGGGCTGGACCTGCCCCTGGACCACCCCACCGCGGCCCTGTCCGGCGGGCAGAAGCAGCGGCTCGCGCTCGCCGGCGCCGTCGCCACGGACCCCGGCCTGCTGCTGCTCGACGAGCCGACCGCCAACCTCGACCCCGACGGCGTGCGGCAGGTCCGGGAGGCCGTCCTGGCGTGCCTCGAGCGCAGCGGCGCGACCCTCGTGGTCGTCGAGCACCGCACCGCCGTGTGGGCCGACGCCGTGGACCGCGTCGTCGTCCTGGGCCGCGACGGCGGGATCAGCCACGACGGCCCGCCCGCGGAGGTCTTCGGCGCCGCCGGCGACGAACTGCGCGCGGCCGGCGTGTGGGTGCCCGGCTGGGTGCCGCCCACCCGCCCGGCCCCGCGGCCGGCCCCCGGGGCGCCGGAACCCGAGCCCCTGCTCACGGGGGAGGACCTGGCCGTCTCGCGCACCCGCCCGACCCGGCGGCAGCTGCGGGCCCGCCGCCGGGCCGCGCGCACCGGCCGCCCGGTGGACGACGCGGCCGCCGGGCGGGACCTGCCCACGGCGGCCGCCGGGGTGGACGCCGTGCTCCGCCGCGGGCGGGTGCTCGCGCTGACCGGCCCCAACGGCGCGGGCAAGTCCACGACCGCCCTGACCCTCGCGGGGCTGCTGCCCCCGGTCCGGGGGCGGGTCGAGGCCGCCCCCGGACTGGCCCGCGGCGCCGGGCCCGACCCGTTCGCGTGGCGCGGGCGCGAGCTCGTGGCCCGGATCGGGACGGTCTTCCAGGAGCCCGAGCACCAGTTCCTGCGCCCCACCGTGCGCGAGGAGCTCGAGCACGGGCCCCGCCTCGCCGGCGCGGACCCGCAGGAGCGCCGCCGCCTGGCCGACGGGCTGCTGGCGCGGCTGCGGCTGGCCCACGTGGCGGAGGCGAACCCGTTCACCCTCTCCGGCGGGGAGCAGCGCCGGCTGTCGGTGGCCACCGTGCTGGCCACCGCCCCCGACGTGCTCGTGCTCGACGAGCCCACCTTCGGCCAGGACGCCCTGACCTGGGCCGAGCTCGTGGAGCTGCTCCTCGAGCTGGTCGAGGCGGGCACGTCCGTGCTCGCGGTCACCCACGACGCCGAGTTCGTGCGCGCGATCGGCGCCGAGGCCCTGGACCTGGCCCGCCCGGCGGCAGGAGCACGGCGGTGA